The Polyangiaceae bacterium genome includes a region encoding these proteins:
- the selD gene encoding selenide, water dikinase SelD yields MLSHRWVSSETGPLDDAAIVSPELGAQGSLVLTLDVITPVVDDPVAFGQIAAANALSDVYAMGGDPQVALSFVGIPDAVPLDVLAAILRGVTEKCHEAGCAIVGGHSIRDSEPKVGLAVVGSVDHARAWTHKRALAGQRLLLTKPIGTGVIAQAARSDRAAADSVGLATRWMARLNRHAKAVGVSHGATAATDVTGFGLLGHLEHIVAASGLEARLNVAAIPLLPGALDAAREGLVPGGSKRNLRYVEAHLSGAAALAPELLTVLADAQTSGGLLLCLPAERAESALAELGEGAALVGELVSGTAGRIALE; encoded by the coding sequence ATGCTCTCACATCGCTGGGTGAGCTCCGAAACGGGCCCGCTCGACGACGCGGCGATCGTGTCTCCGGAGCTCGGCGCGCAGGGCTCGCTGGTGCTGACGCTCGACGTGATCACGCCGGTGGTGGACGACCCGGTCGCGTTCGGGCAGATCGCGGCGGCCAACGCCCTGTCCGACGTCTACGCCATGGGCGGAGATCCGCAGGTGGCGCTCTCCTTCGTCGGCATCCCCGACGCGGTGCCGCTCGACGTGCTCGCCGCCATCCTGCGCGGTGTGACCGAGAAATGCCACGAGGCCGGCTGCGCCATCGTCGGCGGCCACAGCATCCGCGACAGCGAGCCCAAGGTCGGCCTGGCCGTGGTCGGCTCTGTGGATCACGCACGCGCCTGGACGCACAAGCGAGCGCTGGCGGGCCAGCGACTGCTGCTCACCAAGCCCATCGGCACCGGCGTCATCGCGCAGGCTGCCCGCTCCGACCGCGCTGCCGCCGACTCCGTCGGGCTGGCCACGCGCTGGATGGCCCGCCTGAATCGCCACGCCAAGGCGGTGGGCGTCAGCCACGGCGCCACGGCGGCGACCGACGTCACCGGCTTCGGTCTGCTCGGCCACCTCGAGCACATCGTGGCCGCGAGCGGGCTCGAAGCGCGGCTGAACGTCGCGGCGATCCCGCTCCTGCCGGGCGCCCTCGACGCGGCCCGCGAGGGCCTCGTGCCGGGTGGCAGCAAGCGCAACCTGCGCTACGTCGAGGCTCACCTCTCCGGCGCCGCGGCGCTCGCTCCCGAGCTCTTGACGGTGCTCGCCGACGCGCAGACCAGCGGCGGCCTCTTGCTCTGCCTGCCTGCGGAGCGTGCGGAGTCGGCGCTCGCCGAGCTGGGCGAAGGCGCTGCGCTCGTCGGCGAGCTCGTGAGCGGCACCGCGGGGCGGATCGCGCTCGAGTGA
- a CDS encoding response regulator, whose amino-acid sequence MPIDVPAVRILIVDDDRAICDYMQTLLEKDGFTVKALSDPTLVEDEVRQGSYHVVILDLMMPKLDGIEVLKRIREHDTDVAVVVFTAHPNLDSAVAAMKLDAVDYIKKPFNVDEFREVLARVMRKKGLARTPEEQLHKIIGDTIRNMRKVKELTLKQMSRRTGLSISLLSQIERAESSPSISSLYKIALALDTKIQDLFGDN is encoded by the coding sequence GTGCCGATTGACGTTCCCGCCGTGCGGATCCTGATCGTCGACGATGACCGGGCCATCTGCGACTACATGCAGACGCTGCTCGAGAAAGACGGCTTCACCGTCAAGGCGCTGAGCGATCCCACGCTCGTCGAAGACGAGGTCCGTCAGGGTAGCTACCACGTCGTCATCTTGGACCTGATGATGCCGAAGCTCGACGGCATCGAGGTCTTGAAGCGCATCCGCGAGCACGACACCGACGTCGCCGTCGTGGTGTTCACTGCGCATCCGAACCTGGACTCGGCGGTGGCGGCGATGAAGCTCGACGCCGTCGACTACATCAAGAAACCCTTCAACGTCGACGAGTTCCGCGAGGTCTTGGCTCGTGTGATGCGCAAGAAGGGGCTGGCCCGCACCCCGGAGGAGCAGCTCCACAAGATCATCGGGGACACCATCCGCAACATGCGCAAGGTCAAGGAGCTGACGCTCAAGCAAATGAGCCGCCGCACCGGCCTGAGCATCTCCCTCTTGTCGCAGATCGAGCGGGCGGAGAGCAGCCCGTCGATTTCCAGCTTGTACAAGATCGCGCTGGCGCTAGACACCAAAATCCAGGACCTCTTCGGCGACAACTGA
- a CDS encoding TonB C-terminal domain-containing protein, whose product MKRPRTLAAPGALVTSVVLHVAGIGLGAWLLHQSLSQRRLEEAAPRSVEVTLEDSEVSLPTVSAAGLAGVADPEAEPRDRPAVGPLGGERTPRPDIADPGRGGTTEASERALNLADSVDGLSLDRDPLNRLDRSQVQRLRTADHRASHDDRRATPNPMELSFVASGSGKLALRRPAAATNPSRGMATGGQASDQGSVLGGAETEEGSGPERPAGGAETGGERDTAALGTHVGAPGKDFRRSAAVMLARPMVPAARAAVPSLDKGRPNDNTDSSQDVANAVASLIHASTAGGRSGAGVGGELGPGKPASGGSSGSGSRSAPSGTGPGALLDVGADSGVLGYFRGVERKVEPFWRNAFPDWAIADGRSGLVTVLMVIKKDGSLSSISVTRGSGIEEFDRNVVAAVRRAAPFGPLPAKLLPGPQPLRMTFDATNPAVGREGPGKGRRGGS is encoded by the coding sequence ATGAAGCGGCCGCGCACCCTCGCAGCACCGGGAGCGCTCGTGACCTCGGTGGTGCTGCACGTGGCGGGCATCGGCCTCGGCGCCTGGCTCTTGCACCAGTCGCTCTCCCAGCGTCGCCTCGAGGAGGCAGCACCCCGGAGCGTCGAGGTGACGCTCGAGGACTCCGAGGTCTCGCTGCCCACGGTGTCCGCAGCGGGTCTCGCCGGTGTCGCGGATCCGGAGGCCGAGCCGCGCGACCGCCCGGCCGTCGGCCCGCTCGGCGGTGAGCGCACGCCGCGGCCCGACATCGCCGATCCCGGTCGTGGCGGAACGACCGAGGCCAGCGAGCGCGCGCTCAACCTGGCTGACAGCGTGGACGGTCTGAGCCTGGACCGCGATCCGCTGAACCGTCTCGACCGCAGCCAGGTGCAGCGGCTGCGAACCGCAGACCACCGCGCGTCCCACGACGATCGCCGCGCGACGCCCAACCCGATGGAGCTGTCGTTCGTCGCCTCCGGCAGCGGCAAGCTCGCGCTGCGCCGGCCCGCCGCGGCCACCAATCCTTCGCGGGGCATGGCGACCGGCGGTCAGGCGTCGGACCAGGGCTCCGTGCTCGGCGGCGCGGAGACGGAGGAGGGCAGCGGCCCCGAGCGACCCGCGGGCGGCGCCGAGACGGGCGGCGAGCGCGACACCGCGGCCCTCGGAACCCACGTCGGCGCGCCGGGGAAGGACTTCCGGCGCAGCGCCGCCGTGATGCTCGCGCGACCCATGGTGCCAGCCGCGCGCGCGGCCGTTCCCTCGCTCGACAAGGGGCGGCCGAACGACAACACCGACAGCTCGCAGGACGTCGCCAACGCCGTGGCCTCGCTGATCCACGCCAGCACTGCCGGCGGGCGAAGCGGCGCCGGAGTGGGGGGAGAGCTCGGACCGGGCAAGCCCGCGAGCGGCGGCTCGAGCGGCAGCGGCTCGCGCTCTGCGCCGAGCGGCACGGGGCCCGGCGCACTGCTCGACGTCGGCGCCGACTCCGGCGTGCTCGGCTATTTCCGCGGGGTGGAGCGCAAGGTCGAGCCCTTCTGGCGCAACGCCTTCCCAGACTGGGCCATCGCCGATGGGCGTTCGGGTCTGGTGACGGTGCTGATGGTGATCAAGAAGGACGGCAGCTTGTCGTCGATCAGCGTCACGCGGGGCAGCGGCATCGAAGAGTTCGACCGCAACGTGGTCGCCGCCGTCCGGCGGGCAGCGCCGTTCGGGCCGCTGCCGGCGAAGCTGCTGCCGGGGCCCCAGCCGCTGCGGATGACGTTCGACGCGACGAACCCGGCGGTGGGGCGGGAAGGGCCGGGGAAGGGGAGACGCGGGGGGAGCTGA
- a CDS encoding VCBS repeat-containing protein has protein sequence MNHLHDFRGTRRLSLVALTALASLSLWLAPSPGRADWPPPLTATSSDMKNPANWPNDPGYGYKASEKASERRSGQWQFYSFIPDRSPGGFVPPLNPGETASGMSVDLAWRHTIGDDRVLIAVLDSGIKWDEADLAEKAYLNLGELAAHPPLKADGSPCAPLDPLKPTEKLFDCNGDGIATVGDYKDHPGLSPAASPGHPAGDWNQNGILDAGDLIDNPMFSDGVDDDANGYVDDISGWDFFKNDNNAYDDTRYGHGTGEARDSAAATNNGMGDAGICPMCRFVPLRVGDSFIADGQDFAKAVVYATDNGAKVVQEALGTINMSGFAQTAMDYAYERGTVIVASMADENSRHHNVPAAANHTMPVHAVTMLGGDDQSTTAKSFLSFNNCTNFGAQNYLSASGTGCSSEATGRLSGLAGLVYSMGVQQKLDPPLSAGEVMQIFFKTADDINIEASQKPGSEFYWSQEGFDQRFGYGRVNANTAVEWVKEGRIPPEVDIVRPYWFETLYKDQVTAAVPIMGTVRARRAPLYSVIVEWAPGVQPLDAAFKVIKKLENIKSSEVPVLGKDGTPLATLDVREIDVTHERDVDSPLGENDRTITVRVRAIAHYGGNLGDVEGELRRAYAVHEDDTLLPGFPLFLGASGESSPKLADIDGDGVRDIVVGTADGKLHVLSMASGKPAYVKGFPFSTDPIDGLNPKLPLSYAAAPGYSAPETLVNKDAAREAISPTPAIADLDGDGRLDIVVTTYSGTVYVVKNDGSALPGWPQRLPEIPSCPYGAPKPTDKACMDTDTRFARGAFGSPTIEDMDGDGKYEIVQPAFDGKVYVFKADGTQLDGWPVAVHYEGGDGSGEYNRIFTSAAVADFTGDGRPDVLVGSNEKLGKAGGAGAFYLIDGRGTKAGAKPWLTNWPVTTISFNLFPLISEGVGNSPIAGDLDGDGKPEAVMHGNASAPLIVPTDPGTQKLLSSTPTNALPERINPDTGAKERGLAPTSIFGADSKASQPDTMFPLFAQPSMGDLDQDGVPDVVSSGGSLSLAQNLLSSQPAKGPAQNLLSMWSGKTGRMLPGSPVVLEDFTFFNSQAIADLNGDGYPEVMTGSGGYFVHAADACGREPTGWPKFTGQWIVATTAVGDVTGEGNLDVVVNSRSGWLYAWKTEGKSDGVVAWESFRHDNRNTGHYGTPLEQGTKQSGVVPLPVDDEGKCVVTDGPAKNPTKSFAAAGGCGCRTAGGELSGVWGLAALAPLGLLAARRRRRRPE, from the coding sequence ATGAACCACCTTCACGACTTTCGCGGTACGCGCCGGCTGTCTCTGGTGGCGCTGACCGCCTTGGCCTCCCTCTCGCTCTGGCTCGCGCCGAGCCCCGGCCGCGCCGACTGGCCGCCGCCCCTCACCGCGACCTCGAGCGACATGAAGAACCCGGCGAACTGGCCGAACGATCCGGGCTACGGCTACAAGGCGAGCGAGAAGGCCAGCGAGCGCAGGAGCGGGCAGTGGCAGTTCTACTCCTTCATCCCGGACCGCTCTCCCGGCGGCTTCGTCCCGCCGCTGAACCCCGGTGAGACGGCCTCGGGCATGAGCGTCGATCTGGCCTGGCGCCACACCATCGGCGACGACCGGGTGCTGATCGCGGTGCTCGACTCCGGCATCAAGTGGGACGAGGCCGATCTCGCCGAGAAGGCCTACCTGAACCTGGGCGAGCTCGCGGCCCATCCGCCGCTGAAAGCCGACGGCTCCCCCTGCGCGCCGCTCGACCCGCTCAAGCCCACCGAGAAGCTCTTCGACTGCAACGGCGACGGCATCGCCACGGTCGGCGACTACAAAGATCACCCGGGCCTGTCCCCGGCGGCGAGCCCTGGTCACCCGGCTGGCGACTGGAACCAGAACGGCATCCTGGACGCCGGCGATTTGATCGACAACCCCATGTTCTCCGACGGGGTGGACGACGACGCCAACGGCTACGTCGACGACATCTCGGGCTGGGACTTCTTCAAGAACGACAACAACGCCTACGACGACACCCGCTACGGGCACGGCACCGGTGAAGCGCGGGACTCCGCCGCCGCGACCAACAACGGCATGGGGGACGCGGGCATCTGCCCGATGTGCCGCTTCGTCCCGCTGCGCGTGGGCGACAGCTTCATCGCCGACGGTCAGGACTTCGCCAAGGCGGTGGTCTACGCCACGGACAACGGGGCGAAGGTCGTGCAGGAGGCTCTCGGCACCATCAACATGAGCGGCTTCGCGCAGACGGCGATGGACTACGCCTACGAGCGCGGCACGGTGATCGTGGCGAGCATGGCCGACGAAAATAGCCGCCACCACAACGTGCCCGCCGCCGCCAACCACACCATGCCGGTGCACGCGGTGACCATGCTCGGCGGCGACGACCAGAGCACCACCGCCAAGAGCTTCCTCTCCTTCAACAACTGCACGAACTTCGGCGCGCAGAACTACTTGTCCGCCTCGGGCACGGGTTGCTCGAGCGAGGCGACCGGGAGGCTGTCGGGGCTCGCCGGCCTCGTCTACTCGATGGGCGTTCAGCAGAAGCTCGACCCACCGCTGTCCGCCGGCGAGGTGATGCAGATCTTCTTCAAGACCGCCGACGACATCAACATCGAGGCCTCGCAGAAGCCGGGCAGCGAGTTCTACTGGTCGCAGGAGGGCTTCGACCAGCGCTTCGGCTACGGCCGCGTGAACGCCAACACCGCGGTGGAGTGGGTCAAAGAGGGCCGCATCCCGCCTGAGGTGGACATCGTCCGGCCCTACTGGTTCGAGACCCTCTACAAAGACCAGGTCACGGCGGCGGTGCCGATCATGGGCACCGTGCGCGCGCGCCGCGCGCCGCTCTACAGCGTGATCGTGGAGTGGGCGCCGGGGGTGCAGCCCTTGGACGCTGCGTTCAAGGTCATCAAGAAGCTGGAGAACATCAAGAGCAGCGAGGTGCCCGTGTTGGGCAAGGACGGCACCCCGCTCGCGACCTTGGACGTGCGCGAGATCGACGTGACCCACGAGCGCGACGTGGACAGCCCGCTCGGCGAGAACGACCGCACCATCACCGTGCGCGTGCGGGCCATCGCGCACTACGGCGGCAACCTGGGCGACGTCGAGGGCGAGCTCAGGCGCGCCTACGCCGTGCACGAGGACGACACGCTCCTGCCGGGGTTCCCGCTCTTCCTCGGCGCCTCCGGCGAGTCGAGCCCGAAGCTCGCGGACATCGACGGCGACGGCGTCCGCGACATCGTGGTCGGCACCGCCGACGGCAAGCTGCACGTGCTCAGCATGGCGAGCGGAAAGCCGGCGTACGTCAAGGGCTTCCCCTTCTCAACCGATCCCATCGACGGCCTCAATCCCAAGCTCCCCCTGAGCTACGCCGCCGCCCCGGGCTACTCGGCGCCGGAGACCCTGGTGAACAAGGACGCGGCCCGCGAGGCCATCAGCCCGACGCCGGCCATCGCCGACCTGGACGGGGACGGCAGGCTCGACATCGTGGTCACCACCTACTCCGGCACGGTCTACGTCGTGAAGAACGACGGCAGCGCCCTGCCCGGCTGGCCCCAGCGGCTACCAGAGATCCCGTCGTGCCCGTACGGCGCGCCGAAGCCGACCGACAAGGCGTGCATGGACACGGACACCCGCTTCGCCCGCGGAGCGTTCGGCAGCCCAACCATCGAGGACATGGACGGCGACGGCAAATACGAGATCGTGCAGCCGGCCTTCGACGGCAAGGTCTACGTGTTCAAGGCCGACGGGACCCAGCTCGACGGCTGGCCGGTCGCGGTCCACTACGAAGGCGGGGACGGCAGCGGCGAGTACAACCGCATCTTCACCTCCGCGGCGGTGGCGGATTTCACCGGCGACGGCCGTCCCGACGTGTTGGTCGGCTCCAACGAGAAGCTCGGCAAGGCGGGCGGCGCCGGAGCCTTCTACCTGATCGACGGTCGCGGCACGAAGGCCGGGGCCAAGCCCTGGCTCACGAACTGGCCGGTGACGACCATCTCGTTCAACCTGTTCCCGCTGATCTCGGAGGGCGTGGGCAACTCACCCATCGCTGGTGACCTGGACGGCGACGGCAAGCCCGAGGCGGTCATGCACGGCAACGCCAGCGCGCCGCTCATCGTGCCCACCGATCCCGGCACGCAGAAGCTGCTCTCGTCCACGCCGACCAACGCGCTGCCGGAGCGCATCAACCCCGACACAGGGGCCAAAGAGCGCGGCCTCGCGCCGACCAGCATCTTCGGCGCGGACTCCAAGGCCAGCCAACCGGACACCATGTTCCCGCTCTTCGCCCAGCCATCGATGGGCGATCTGGATCAGGACGGCGTCCCGGACGTGGTCTCGAGCGGCGGCTCGCTCAGCCTGGCGCAGAACCTGCTCTCCAGCCAGCCGGCGAAGGGCCCAGCGCAGAACCTGCTCTCGATGTGGAGCGGCAAGACCGGGCGCATGTTGCCCGGCAGCCCCGTGGTGCTGGAGGACTTCACCTTCTTCAACAGCCAGGCCATCGCCGATCTGAACGGCGACGGATACCCGGAGGTGATGACCGGCAGCGGCGGCTACTTCGTGCACGCCGCCGACGCCTGCGGCCGCGAGCCCACGGGCTGGCCCAAGTTCACCGGCCAGTGGATCGTCGCGACCACCGCGGTCGGCGACGTCACCGGCGAAGGGAACCTGGACGTGGTGGTGAACTCGCGCTCCGGCTGGCTCTACGCCTGGAAGACCGAGGGCAAGAGCGACGGCGTCGTGGCCTGGGAGAGCTTCCGCCACGACAACCGCAACACCGGCCACTACGGCACGCCGCTCGAGCAAGGCACGAAGCAGAGCGGGGTCGTGCCGCTTCCGGTGGACGACGAGGGCAAGTGCGTGGTCACCGACGGACCCGCGAAGAACCCGACCAAGTCCTTCGCTGCGGCCGGAGGCTGCGGCTGCCGCACCGCGGGCGGCGAGCTCAGCGGCGTCTGGGGCCTCGCGGCGCTGGCGCCGCTCGGCTTGCTCGCCGCGCGGCGCAGGCGGCGCCGTCCCGAGTAG
- a CDS encoding APC family permease: protein MSESPAPARRSLGFGSLLALGVNGIVGVGIFFTPAEVAGLVPGTAGVWVYALTALCLLPVALAYAALGSRFAEDGGPYVWARAAFGPSTGFAVGWVAYVSALFSTSAVMAGLSQHAGPLLGFDGVVGQRVFAALSVLVLAGTAASGLRPSAWVWSGITVLKLVPLLLLASLFFAAPKDLPTPSVVPGADFARAALVVVFATQGFEIVPVPAGNARGAARAIPAATVLSLMLAAALYVLLHAACVAAVPALATSKAPLVALGSELGGARVASAVALGTNVSALGIAFGMFAMTPRYLATLGRPDGLGSWIGHEDARHVPQRALWITVALVLVFVLSGRLMQLFALSSVAVLAQYGMSLASLVKLSLAGERGLSLRHAWPAPLALGAVWLVARAARWGELAVGAGVLLAGALLLWIRRRFS, encoded by the coding sequence ATGTCCGAGAGCCCCGCCCCCGCGCGCCGCTCGCTCGGCTTCGGCAGCCTGCTCGCCTTGGGCGTCAACGGCATCGTCGGCGTCGGGATCTTCTTCACGCCGGCGGAGGTCGCGGGCTTGGTGCCGGGGACCGCGGGGGTGTGGGTGTACGCGCTGACCGCGCTCTGCCTGTTGCCCGTGGCGCTGGCCTACGCGGCCCTCGGCAGCCGCTTCGCCGAAGACGGCGGGCCCTACGTCTGGGCGCGGGCGGCGTTCGGGCCGAGCACGGGCTTCGCGGTGGGCTGGGTCGCGTACGTCTCGGCGCTGTTCAGCACCTCGGCGGTGATGGCCGGCTTGAGCCAGCACGCCGGCCCGCTGCTAGGCTTCGACGGCGTCGTCGGTCAGCGCGTCTTCGCTGCGCTCTCGGTGCTGGTGCTGGCCGGCACTGCGGCCAGCGGCCTCCGACCCAGCGCCTGGGTCTGGAGCGGGATCACCGTGCTCAAGCTGGTGCCGCTCCTCTTGCTCGCGTCGCTCTTCTTCGCCGCGCCGAAGGACCTGCCCACGCCGAGCGTCGTGCCAGGCGCGGACTTCGCGCGCGCGGCGTTGGTGGTGGTGTTCGCGACGCAGGGGTTCGAGATCGTGCCGGTGCCGGCCGGCAATGCTCGCGGGGCCGCCCGCGCGATCCCCGCGGCGACGGTGCTCTCGTTGATGCTCGCGGCGGCGCTCTACGTGCTCTTGCACGCCGCGTGCGTGGCGGCGGTGCCGGCGCTCGCGACCAGCAAGGCGCCGCTGGTCGCGCTGGGCTCGGAGCTCGGCGGCGCGCGCGTGGCCTCCGCCGTGGCGCTCGGCACGAACGTCTCGGCACTCGGCATCGCCTTCGGCATGTTCGCGATGACGCCGCGCTACCTCGCGACGCTCGGCCGCCCCGACGGGCTCGGCAGCTGGATCGGGCACGAAGACGCCCGGCACGTGCCGCAGCGCGCGCTCTGGATCACCGTCGCGCTGGTGCTGGTGTTCGTGCTCTCCGGGCGACTGATGCAGCTGTTCGCCCTGTCGAGCGTGGCGGTGCTCGCTCAATACGGCATGAGCTTGGCTTCGCTGGTGAAGCTCTCCCTCGCCGGCGAGCGTGGGCTCTCGCTCCGGCACGCCTGGCCGGCTCCTCTGGCCCTGGGCGCGGTCTGGCTGGTCGCCCGGGCCGCGCGCTGGGGCGAGCTGGCGGTGGGGGCCGGTGTGCTGCTGGCCGGCGCGTTGCTGCTCTGGATTCGCAGGCGATTCTCCTAG
- a CDS encoding four helix bundle protein, whose product MRVLDSLEDMVRDVHQLADQVARHDRDLAGQMKSASNSAALNGSEGVWNKAGKRRSRLEDALNSARETVMALRIARACRYLPPAEATRVMASLDGIIAVLWVLAYRR is encoded by the coding sequence ATGAGAGTCCTGGATTCGCTCGAAGACATGGTGCGCGACGTTCATCAGCTCGCCGATCAGGTCGCCCGGCACGACCGCGACCTCGCCGGTCAGATGAAGAGCGCTAGCAACAGCGCAGCGCTGAACGGTAGCGAAGGCGTCTGGAACAAGGCCGGCAAGCGACGCTCGCGCCTGGAGGACGCTCTCAACTCCGCTCGCGAGACCGTCATGGCCCTGCGCATCGCGCGGGCGTGCCGCTACCTGCCGCCGGCCGAAGCAACGCGGGTCATGGCGAGCCTCGACGGCATCATCGCCGTGCTCTGGGTGCTCGCGTATCGGAGGTGA
- a CDS encoding TatD family hydrolase — protein sequence MLVDTHCHLDAGYFAEGADAVIERARAEGVGAFVCIGVGGAEQARFALELAERRPDVVATVGVHPHEAQSHGPELRALFEELAPATRVVAIGEIGLDYHYDHSPREVQREVFREMIGFARARRLPIVVHTREAAADTLEILESEGAREVGGVIHCFSEDRVFAARALDLGFDLSFSGVVTFKNARAVQDVAAWAPADRILVETDAPYLAPHPLRGKRCEPAHVVHTARAVASLRNMGFEALSALTTENACRRFGPPLAAAAGIVQN from the coding sequence ATGCTCGTCGACACCCACTGTCACCTGGACGCCGGCTATTTCGCCGAGGGCGCCGACGCCGTCATCGAGCGCGCCCGGGCCGAAGGCGTGGGGGCGTTCGTGTGCATCGGGGTGGGGGGTGCGGAGCAGGCGCGCTTCGCGCTCGAGCTGGCAGAGCGCCGCCCGGACGTCGTGGCCACCGTCGGCGTCCACCCCCATGAGGCGCAGAGCCACGGTCCGGAGCTCCGGGCGCTGTTCGAGGAGCTCGCGCCCGCGACCCGAGTCGTCGCCATCGGCGAGATCGGCCTCGACTACCACTACGACCACTCGCCGCGCGAGGTGCAGCGCGAGGTGTTTCGCGAGATGATCGGCTTCGCGCGAGCGCGGCGCCTGCCCATCGTCGTGCACACCCGAGAGGCTGCGGCGGACACGCTCGAGATCCTGGAGAGCGAAGGCGCGCGGGAGGTCGGCGGCGTCATCCACTGCTTCAGCGAAGACCGTGTCTTCGCCGCGCGGGCGCTCGACCTGGGCTTCGACCTGTCGTTCTCCGGCGTGGTGACCTTCAAGAACGCCCGCGCCGTGCAGGACGTGGCGGCCTGGGCGCCGGCCGACCGCATCCTGGTGGAGACCGACGCTCCCTACCTGGCCCCACATCCCTTGCGCGGCAAACGCTGCGAGCCCGCGCACGTCGTGCACACCGCGCGGGCGGTGGCGAGCCTCAGAAACATGGGGTTCGAGGCGCTCTCGGCGCTGACCACGGAGAACGCCTGCCGGCGCTTCGGGCCGCCTCTGGCGGCGGCGGCTGGTATCGTCCAGAATTAG
- a CDS encoding hemerythrin domain-containing protein: MHPARRHLAEDHARLERLYAELENALDSADLAVVQQAWTRFEKDLLGHLEAEERWLFPLMAADHAADVKELRLEHERLRHLVSEEGLAADLHTLRKETAQELLTELRAHGAHEDDTVYTWLESVPEPTKLQELLDALVRRAGGIVSG; encoded by the coding sequence ATGCACCCGGCCCGCCGCCACCTCGCCGAGGACCACGCGCGGCTCGAGCGCCTGTACGCGGAGCTCGAGAACGCCCTGGACAGCGCCGATCTCGCGGTCGTGCAGCAGGCCTGGACGCGCTTCGAGAAGGATCTCCTCGGGCACCTCGAGGCTGAGGAGCGCTGGCTCTTCCCGCTGATGGCGGCCGACCACGCCGCCGACGTCAAGGAGCTCCGGCTCGAGCACGAGCGCCTGCGCCACCTGGTGAGCGAGGAGGGCCTGGCTGCGGATCTCCACACGCTGCGCAAGGAGACGGCGCAGGAGCTTCTGACCGAGCTCCGCGCGCACGGCGCCCACGAGGACGACACGGTCTACACCTGGCTCGAGAGCGTTCCGGAGCCGACCAAGCTCCAGGAGTTGCTCGACGCGCTGGTGCGCCGCGCGGGGGGTATCGTCTCGGGGTGA
- a CDS encoding HD domain-containing protein, with the protein MDHALGFVAAAFRRQVRKGSGVPYLSHLLQVAATVAEHGGDEEQIVAALCHDYLEDIEGAHRDELARRFGDRVARFVEALSDTTTQPKPPWKQRKVAYLERLRDEPAELKLISAADKLHNASAIVRDRRLVGEAVWERFTPTRDETLWYYREVIVSLSSDWEHPLLDELRRVVDEMHQG; encoded by the coding sequence CTGGACCACGCGCTCGGGTTCGTGGCGGCGGCCTTCCGGCGCCAGGTGCGAAAAGGCTCCGGCGTCCCCTACCTGTCGCACCTGCTCCAGGTCGCCGCGACGGTCGCCGAGCACGGCGGCGACGAGGAGCAGATCGTCGCCGCCCTCTGTCACGACTACCTCGAGGACATCGAGGGCGCACATCGCGACGAGCTCGCCCGTCGCTTCGGCGATCGCGTCGCGCGCTTCGTCGAAGCGCTGAGCGACACGACCACTCAGCCCAAGCCCCCGTGGAAGCAGCGCAAGGTGGCCTACCTCGAGCGCCTGCGCGACGAACCGGCGGAGCTCAAGCTGATCAGCGCCGCCGACAAGCTCCACAACGCCTCGGCCATCGTGCGAGATCGGCGACTGGTCGGCGAAGCGGTCTGGGAACGCTTCACGCCGACCCGCGACGAGACGCTCTGGTATTACCGCGAGGTCATCGTCAGCCTGAGCAGCGACTGGGAGCACCCACTGCTCGATGAGCTGCGCCGCGTGGTGGATGAGATGCACCAGGGCTGA